A single genomic interval of Rosistilla ulvae harbors:
- a CDS encoding FAD-dependent oxidoreductase, which yields MSPKLDEAATKNIVLLGMGHTNADIAHRWQEDPIPGCRLICISKFPTATYSGMLPGTLGRQFGDDEMRIDLASLADRAGADFILADTSGLDLAAGMIHFHDHPSIPFDLLSIGVGSMPAGWAEYSASPLMVPIKPMQTFLQRLDTRLQTASRTAGGPMRVAIVGGGVASVEIACCLQARAAKSDAKHTLAIEIFTSSEHVADGMTSRSIRRIERLLERRGITVQRSRRVVEVGETDLATDDGQRHAADCVIWATGAAAPPVLQQLGLQTDDRGFIATAATLQSLTDPRIFAVGDAGTIVASPAPKAGVYAVRQCPVLWDNLNATIAGQPLHKFDPQSDFLKILNTGDGKALLEFGRWTAHSRWCWWLKTWIDRRFVQKFQRPK from the coding sequence GTGAGCCCGAAGCTCGACGAAGCGGCAACTAAGAACATCGTGCTGCTGGGGATGGGGCATACGAATGCCGATATCGCCCATCGCTGGCAGGAGGATCCGATTCCGGGCTGCCGTTTGATCTGCATCAGCAAATTTCCGACGGCGACCTACTCGGGAATGCTGCCGGGAACGCTAGGCCGACAATTCGGCGACGATGAGATGCGGATCGACCTTGCCAGCCTGGCCGATCGCGCCGGGGCCGACTTTATCCTGGCCGATACCAGCGGGCTCGATCTCGCTGCCGGCATGATCCACTTTCACGATCACCCATCGATTCCCTTCGACCTGCTCTCGATCGGCGTCGGTTCGATGCCGGCCGGCTGGGCTGAATATTCGGCTTCGCCCCTGATGGTCCCGATCAAACCGATGCAGACGTTTCTCCAGCGTCTGGACACGCGACTGCAGACCGCCTCGCGAACCGCCGGCGGACCGATGCGCGTTGCCATCGTTGGCGGGGGCGTCGCCAGCGTCGAGATCGCATGCTGCTTGCAAGCGCGGGCTGCCAAGAGCGACGCAAAGCACACCTTGGCGATCGAGATATTCACCAGCAGCGAGCACGTCGCCGATGGGATGACGTCGCGCAGCATCCGCCGCATCGAGCGCCTGTTGGAACGACGCGGGATTACCGTTCAACGGTCACGCCGCGTCGTTGAGGTCGGCGAGACCGATCTAGCGACCGACGACGGCCAACGCCACGCTGCCGATTGCGTGATCTGGGCGACCGGCGCTGCAGCTCCGCCGGTGTTGCAGCAGCTCGGCTTGCAGACCGACGACCGCGGATTCATCGCCACCGCGGCGACGCTCCAATCGTTGACCGATCCGCGAATCTTTGCCGTCGGCGACGCGGGGACGATCGTCGCTTCGCCGGCTCCCAAAGCGGGAGTCTATGCGGTTCGGCAGTGCCCCGTGTTATGGGACAACTTAAATGCGACGATCGCTGGCCAGCCGCTGCATAAATTCGATCCACAATCCGATTTCCTGAAGATCCTCAATACCGGCGACGGCAAGGCGCTGTTGGAGTTCGGTCGCTGGACCGCCCACAGCCGTTGGTGTTGGTGGTTGAAAACATGGATCGATCGGCGGTTCGTGCAAAAATTCCAACGCCCCAAATAA
- a CDS encoding bacterioferritin, whose amino-acid sequence MTRVETLKNLQTALSMELTATHQYQLHAGVLDDWGMDRLATKMRQEMQEEIGHSDEYLARILFLNGEPELALQKTPVVAHSLNEMFELDLADEREAIAFYSAAAQKAAEEGDLGSRMLFERIALDEEGHIGWLELQLSLLDRMGEPAYIAKHMSVEGEDENH is encoded by the coding sequence ATGACTCGAGTCGAAACGTTGAAGAATCTACAGACAGCTCTTTCGATGGAACTGACAGCGACGCATCAGTACCAATTGCACGCGGGCGTCCTGGACGATTGGGGCATGGACCGCTTGGCGACAAAGATGCGTCAAGAGATGCAAGAGGAGATCGGGCACTCGGACGAATACTTGGCCCGCATCCTGTTTTTGAACGGCGAACCCGAACTGGCCTTGCAGAAGACTCCGGTTGTTGCCCATTCGCTCAACGAGATGTTCGAATTGGACCTGGCCGATGAACGCGAGGCGATCGCTTTTTATTCGGCCGCGGCCCAGAAGGCTGCCGAAGAAGGGGACCTCGGTTCGCGGATGCTGTTCGAGCGAATCGCGTTGGACGAAGAGGGGCACATCGGCTGGCTCGAACTGCAATTGAGCCTGCTGGACCGAATGGGCGAACCGGCTTACATCGCGAAGCACATGTCGGTCGAAGGCGAAGACGAAAACCACTGA
- a CDS encoding acylphosphatase, protein MERIEVFYRGHVQGVGFRYNACEQADGLVVTGWVQNLPDRRVQMVAEGSVGDLKELLRRIDFSMSGNIRDKSVAWQAATGQLAPFQIKH, encoded by the coding sequence ATGGAACGAATCGAAGTCTTTTACCGCGGTCACGTCCAAGGCGTCGGCTTTCGCTACAACGCCTGCGAGCAAGCCGATGGTCTGGTCGTGACCGGTTGGGTGCAAAACTTGCCCGACCGCCGGGTGCAGATGGTCGCCGAAGGAAGCGTTGGCGACTTAAAAGAACTGCTTCGCCGGATCGATTTTTCGATGTCGGGGAACATCCGCGACAAGAGCGTCGCTTGGCAAGCTGCCACGGGGCAGTTGGCCCCGTTTCAAATCAAGCACTGA